In Hyphomicrobium denitrificans 1NES1, the genomic stretch GATGCAGGTTCGGAACTCACCGGCAAAATGCATTTGCTGCCTGTTGCGTCTCCTTGGGCGCCGATGCCTGGCGCTCAATCGTGCTCGAAGCGAGAATTAGACGTCATCGGGTATCTGGGCGCTTCGGAGCGGACCCCCATGAAAATCGATCCATTTGTCGTGATGATTTTATTCGTGGCGGCGCTGCCGACCGTCGCGATTAGCATGCGTTCTGCCAGCGGCTGGCGCGCGGGAGTCGTTTTTGCGGCGTTCTATCCAGCGCTTGTGATTGTCGTCGGCGTTCTCATGATCGCAACGTTCGTTACGCTTGCCGCGTTCGGGCTGATCGACCTCGATTAGTCTGGACATCGCTGATTGTTAAGGTCGGTATTCACGGTCCGTTCAGCCATCGATTGCGAAATTCCTTGCGCGCAAGTGTTCGCGCGTCCTCAAAAAACGGAGTTGCTCTATGCGTATCGCACCGCTTCTTGCCGCGTCCGTTGTTGCAATCGGCCTATCCGTCGCCGTCGGCGGTCCGTCCCAGGCAGCGCCAATTTCACCTATCCACCAGTCTCAGATCACGCAGTCCATCGCGCAGCCCGTCGGTTATTATTGGCGGCGTCCGTATTGGCGTCGCGGACATTGCGTCAGATGGCGCAACATTTGCGCAAACCGCTGGGGTTGGGGCGGGTGGCGTTTCCGTCGCTGCATGGTCCGGCACGGCTGCTAGATTAAAAGCCGAAGCGAATTGAGCGAGCGGCATCCTGATTGCGGCTCGCTCCTCAGTGCTCTTTATTCATCCGCCGAAGCCTGTTCGCAAGCAGGCTCATCACTCGTAACGCGAACTGCGGATCGCTACGGATGATGGTAAGGAACGCCCGCTTGTCGATCGCAACGACCTCGGTCGGCTCGGCTGCCATCGCAGCGGCGCTGCGGCGCCCGTCGTCGATCAAGGCCATCTCTCCGAAAATGCCGCCGGCGCGCACATTTTCGAGCACCGTCCCATACGTGATGACGTCAACGCGGCCTGATCGGACCATATACATGGTATCGGCAGCATCGTCCTCGAGGAAGATCTTCTCTCCCGCATCGAAGAACCGGTACGGTGCGCCGATTTGATCCAATATCGAAAAATCAAAAAGGCTGTCTTCGCTCATGACCTTCTACTCCCACCGCACGCCGGACAAAATTAGAGCCCTGCTCTTGGCCGAGCAAGGCTCTGAATTACATTCGTCAAATTGGTCAGTGGGCCGAGGAATAGGGCGAGAGGCGTTTCACCCGCTGCGAGGGATCATTTCGGTGCGAGCACCATGACCATCTGCCTGCCTTCGAAACGGGGCTCGCTTTCGACCTTGGCGATTGCATCGGTATCGCCTTTCACGCGCTGGAGAACGGCCATGCCGAGTTGCGAATGGGCCATCTCGCGGCCGCGGAAGCGAAGTGTGATCTTCACCTTGTCGCCGTCTTCGAAGAAGCGTTTGATGGCGCGCAGCTTTACGTCGTAGTCGTGATCGTCGATGCCGGGTCGCATCTTGATCTCTTTCAACTCGACGATTTTCTGGTTCTTGCGCGCTTCGGCGGCTTTCTTCTGTTCCTGGAATTTGTATTTGCCGAAATCGAGAATCTTGCATACCGGCGGCTCAGCGTCCGGCGAGATCTCCACGAGATCCAGTCCGATATCCTCAGCACGGGCAAGGGCATCGAATTTGGCGATGACTCCGACGTTCTGGCCGTTCTCGTCGATGAGGCGGACTTCCCGGGCCCGGATTTGATCGTTGATGCGGGGCCCTTGGTTTTCCCGGCTCTGGGGCTCGGGTCGCATAGGTCTACGGATGGGGCATTCTCCTCTTGCTGTTTCGCTATTTGGACGCAGCCCGACCTGGCGTGCGCGCAGACTCGAGCATCCCGGCGCAAGATTCTTAACGTGGAGTATAAAGTCAAGTCTTAACCGGCGAATACAACGTCCGTTAAAAGAGGATTGAGCCTAAACCACAAAACGTCACAATCGGACGGTCGTATCCGTTCACAACCACTGGATATCTGAATGCAATCGGAATGCCGTTCGGTGAAGCCTCTCAAGGGACTGCTAATTTCTGACGGCCGCCCCGGGAATTATCACTTGGCGGAAGGGCTGGTCGCGGCAATTGAGCGCCTCAGGCCGGTCGAGGTCACGCGGCTGGACATTTCCCAGCATACCTGGACTCCGACGCGGTTCCTGGCATTTCTGAGCAACCGCGGCGTTCGGCCCAATACCATCCTGCGTCTTGGATATGAGCTTTCACCAGACGCGGTAAAGAATGCCGACTTCGTCGCATCGGCGGGCGGCGATACCCTTGGGGCGAATGTCGCCTTCTCGCGGCTCTTCGGCGCGCCGAACTACTTCTATGGCTCCGGCAAGCATTTCAACGCCGCGGACTTTAACCTCGTATTCACCTCTCACACGGCGGTCGCGACCGGACCGCGGCATGTCAGGACGATCAAGCCGAGCCCCATCGATCCCGACTCGATGGTGCTGCCTGGGCTTTCGCCGAGCCAACCGCCGGCGGTGATCGGTGTGCTGATCGGTGGCAACACGTCCACGATCAAGTTCTCGGAATTCGACTTGGCGCGTTTGGTCACCTTCATGCGCGATATGCATGCTGCGACGGGCACGACGTTCTACGTCTCAAACTCGCGGCGCACGCCGCACAAACTGAGCGACGCGCTTGTCCGGCTCGCCGAGGAGGAACATAGCGCGATCCATAAGTTCATCGACGTACGTGTCGCGGGGAACGGCACGCTCCGCGATCTCTATGCGAACTCGTCGGCCATTCTCTGCACGGCCGACAGCAGCTCCATGGTTTCCGAGTCGGTCTGGCTGCGTCGGCCCACGATTGCCATTACGCCGAACAAGTTCAGTCTGGATGAGAGCGAGCTCGAATACCGTAGCTTCCTTGAGGGCAACGGCTGGCTTCGTACCATGCCGATCGCTGATCTTGCTCCGGACGTGGTCTTGTCCAAGCTTCGCTCGATCACGCCCATCGTCGAGAACGGGCTCGACCTTTTGGCGGAAGTGTTTCGCCAGAGGCAGCCGGAGCTGTTTGCGCATGTGACGCCCGCCAAAGGTGCGAGCGTCAGCACTTAGGCTCTAGGGGCTGTCTTTCGGTCGTTCCGCCGAGATCTCAATACTCGCTTTCAGCTTTGTCGGTTCGCGGCGAGCCATTGTAGCTGTTTGGCGACGTCTGCTGGAACAGCACCATCAGCGTGTTGCGCACGCCCTTGAAGTTCGTCAGCATCTTGCGCCCGTGCCAGCTCTGCTTTTCACGAGAATCTGAAACTGCGAAACCGTACCCGCTGTTCGGGCGGAACTCGAAACGCTTCAGCTCCTCGAACGTGCTGCCGAACAGCTTCTTGTGGCGGCGATAGATCGACGTGCCGAGATCCATCTGGCTCATATCGGGCGCCAGGTAGAACTGGGTGGTGACGATCTTATTCAAGCCATCGCAGTGAGGCTTGATCTTGTAATCCTCGGTGTCGCGCACCAGGCGAACTTCATAGGCGCACGTCTTATCGATAATCGCCTCTTCCGTCGTGCCAAAGCGGAGCGCAAGATCGGGCGCGAGCTTTTTGAAGATTGCACGGCGATACTCGGGCCGGGTCACGACGTCGACAACGTCCTGCCAAACCTGCTGCGATCGCTGCGGCAGCTTGGCGATCGCTTCCTTGGTGAGATGTAACTGATCGCGGCTGCTCTCACCGTCGGGGCGCACGTAGAGGCGCATGTTCAGCGGCTCATAGAGCTTCGGATCAGGAAGGTTCGCGAGCATGTCCGCGTAGAAGTCGTCTGGAAACCAGCCTACGCCATAGTAGTGGCAATATGGGTCTGTCTCGAGCGGGATGCTGTCGAGCTTCTTCATCATGTGGTTGAAGATCCGCTCGGCGTTCGCGTTCGTCGCAGGGCGTTCCCGAACTGCATAATCCGTTGCAGGCATTGCCATGATATCGGTCTCCCCCGAAGGTCCCAAGATTGTGCCGGTCAGGGCACCATACGAAATTTGCAAACCAGCTTGTAGGCAATTTGATGGAATACGCGCAGTTTCACGCGTCTTGTTGCTTGCATTCCTGAGGCGCTGAATTCGTTGGCGTTGGAAAGGCTTGGAGAATCGTGGCGGCTATTGTTTCTTTATTGCAACTGTGAAAACCGGTTGCATCGAAGTTCCCAGCAATTTGTCGTAAACCGCGAGCGTCTGGCGCTGCATTTCGGACGTTGAGAACTTTTCCGTGACGTGTTTGCGGGCGTGAGCGCCTATCTCGGCCCGCGCAAGATCATCGAGCGACAAGGCTTCGAGAAGCACGGTTTCGTAGGCGGCGATGTCGCCCGGGGGAACGAGCCAGCCCGTCCGATCCTTCGCGGCGACGCGGGGCGGGGCGAGCACCGTTTCGGGTGGTGCTCCAATGTTCGTCGAAATGACGGGGCATGCCATTGCTTGTGCTTCCGCAGCGGCACGGCCGAAGGCTTCCGGTTCAATCGATGCAACGATCGCGGTATGGGCTGCCGCAAATGCGGCGGGCATATCGTCGACGTGTCCGACAAGGCGCACAATATCTTCAAGCCCCGCGCTCGCGATTTGCTTCGACAACGTGTCGCGATAGTCGTCGCGGCCCTGGGCGTCGCCGGCGAGAATGAAAACGCAATCATGGACCTTATCGCGAATCCGCGCCGCTGCCGCGATGACGTCACCCTGGCCTTTCCATTTTGTCAGGCGCGCGGCGTGCAGCACGATGCGCTGATGATTCTTTACGTTCCATCTGTCGCGCAGTTTTTCGATGCGCTCCGGCGATACGATTGCCGGATCGAAAGCTTCGAGATCGACGCCGCGATAAATGACGCGAATGCGACCTTCGGGCGTTGCGTAACGCTTCTTGACGATGTCGGCGGTATAGCGGGAATTGGCGATCACGATATCGCCGCGGGCCATCACGCTGTTATAGAGTCGCTTGGCGCGACCTCTCTCGTTATAGATGCCGTGATATGTCGTGACGAACGGCAGTTTCGCCCGGCGTGCTGCGATCAGCGCACTCCAGGCTGGCGCGCGGCTACGCGCGTGAATGAGATCGACGTTCTCTTTGCGCGCAATCCGTTCTATCGCGGCAGCATTGGCGAGCAGCTTCAACGGGCTTTTCGTCGCCGCGGGAAATGCGATGAACTCACCGCCGACGGCAGCGAGACGGTCTGCCATGCGGCCGCCTTCGCTCAACACAATGGCGCGCCCCCCTGCACGAACGACCGCCGACGCAATCTCTATCGCGGAAAGCTCGGCGCCGCCCGTGTCGAGTTCCGGAATGATCTGCAATATGGTAGGGCGCTTCAAGCCCATGGATGGCTCCAAAAGAAAAGACGAGGTTGTTTAAGGTGCCAAGCGATGAACCGCAAACGCTGATCGTTGGAGAGGGTGAGGGAAAGCGTAGCATCGCCTATCGCACGGCGGCGTCCCGAACGGCGAACGACACTGGGCTTTTCTGGCTGTCGGGATTCATGTCGGACATGGCTTCGACCAAGGCGGCCGCCGTTGCCGCGTGGGCCGCGGAGCGCGGACTTGCTTCAACGCGCTTCGATTATTCGGGCCACGGTGTCTCGGACGGCCCTTTCACGGACGGGACAATCGGACGCTGGCTTGAAGAAGCGTACGCCGTGTTCACGCGTGTCACGGTGGGTCCGCAAGTCATCATTGGCTCGAGCATGGGTGGGCATATCGCGCTCTTGCTTCTGCGCAAGCTTATGTGCGAGCAACCGTCCGAAGCTCAGCGCGTCAAAGGGCTCGTTCTCATTGCACCGGCGTGGGACATGACAGAAGAGCTGATGTGGAAACGCTTCGGTGATGATGCGCGCCGCGCCATTCTCGAACGCGGGGTTTACGAGCAACCCTCCGCCTACGGTTCGCCTTATCCGATTACGCGCAGCCTGATCGAGGACGGACGCAAACATCTTCTGGCTCGCGAGCCATTCAATCCGGGACGGCCGGTCGTGATCTTGCAGGGCCTTCAAGATCCGGATGTTCCCGCCGCGCACACGCGTGAGCTTACCGAATTTTTGACCGGGAAGTGGGTGAAGCTCATCGAGATCTCGGACGGCGAACATCGCCTATCGCGGCCGCAGGATCTGGCATTGCTTTTCGACGAGATCGGCAAGCTCGTGTAACAGTTAAACGGCTGTCTACTTGCCGTCCGCAGCGTTGTCGTCCTCATTGTCTTGCAGGCCGTTGGCGACGGCATCCTCGAGAGTCGACGGTCCGACTTGTTGCGCCGTCGTTTCCGGTACGACCCACATGCGGAAAGCGTGGGTCACGAGTGCATTGTCGCACATCAGATCGCCATCCAGTTTCCGGCATGTCGCGTCGGCTGCGACGGTATAAGCCCCGTCGGCCACGCCGCGGCTTTCTCCGACCTCGACGACTTGAATCTGGCTGTCGGGATGAAAGGCAACGTTGCGGAACGCGCATCCGGATTTGCCGCTGCAGGAATCACCGGTCGTGGTCTCCGTCGTCTTGAGCGCGACGGCCTCAGAGCGAGGCATTGGCTTAGCCGGAGAATCAAGTCCGTTCGATATCCAGCACTGTTGATCGAAGCAGATGATCGGATCGGGTTTGACGTGGGCTTGGTCGGTGTCGTCCGGATCGAGGACCAGCAGGATCGTAGCGCGCGTGCCGGAAGCGGGGACGGCCCTGTCTGGCTCTGTCGCCTGTGCGACGGCTGTCTTAAGCGGTTGTGCGATCGGCATCGGTGCGCTGGCCGGCGGTTCTATTGCGCGGGCAATGGGTTCGGGCAATGCCGTTGGTATCGGTTCGGCAACGGGTTGTGGTGCGGCAGCCGGGGCAGGCTGCGCGACCGTTATCGGCGCCGTCGCCGTAATGTCCTTCTGGCGTTCCGCTTCCTCGGCGCGGGCACGGCGCAGCATGTCCATCTCGTAGTCGAGACCGGGGCCGTCGGGATCGGGCTTGGCCACTCGTGGTGGTTTGGGCATTTGTAACGGCTGAGTGGGCGCCAGCTGGTCGGCTTCATAAAATTTCTGGGCAATCGCCTGGGCCGGATCGATCGGATCGGCCAAGCACGCAGGGGACGCTGCCAGCAAGGTCAGCACGGCGCTTGTGAAAACTGTGTGCCGCATGAAAATCGCCTGCATAATCGGAAACGTCGATGCTCGGAGCGTGCGTGGCGTCCGCAAGAGCATATCTGCGCGGCATTCCGGCGGAATGGCGGAGAACGTGTGGCGGCAGCAAAAAAATAGGTGTTACAAACCGGCGATGGCTTTCAGGCCCTCGACGTAGGTGGGATATGCGAGCTTAACGCCGAGCTCGTCTTTCATCCGGACGTTCGAAACCTTCTTGCTCTCGGCGTAGAAACTGCGCGCCATCGGCGAAAGGCTCGCGTCAGCCGGATCGGTCGCCGGGGGGCAGGGGACGCCCAAAAGCTCCGCACCGTAGGCAATGACATCCTGGGGCGGTGCCGGAAGATCATCGGTAACATTGAACACCTGGACGCCTGACGGAAGCTCAAGGGCTGCTTCAGTGGCAGTTGCGATGTCGTCGACGTGGACGCGGTTGGTCACCTGGCCCGGTTTGAATATTCGGCGGGCTTTGCCTGCGCGAAGCTGGTCGATGGCGCTGCGGCCCGGGCCGTAGATACCGGGAAGCCGAAGTATGACGATTGTCTTGCCGTTTGCCCGGCCGAATTTGCTCCATGCATTTTCGGCGTCGAGGCGGCGCTTGCCGCGCTCTGTAACTGGTTCCGGGGGCGTTTTCTCGTCCACCCACTTGCCTTTTGAATCGCCGTACACGCTGACGGAGGAAAAATATCCGATCCAGGAGATCGATGGGCTCGCTGCGATGTCCGGCCCGTAGACTCGGAGTGCCGGATCGCCGTCGGCGTCGGGAGGAATGGAAAGTAGTATGTGTGTCGATCTGCTGAGCGCTTCGGTGACGGCCGGATCGCGTTCGCACCCGTCGAACACGAAAGCTTCGTATCCGTCTCGCTTCAGGGTTTCTGCCTTGTCCGCGGTCGTTGCGGTTCCGGAAATGCTCCACCCTTGCGCCGTCAGCCGACGTGACAGCACGCCCGCGCAGTAGCCGAGGCCGAAGCAAAAAAGACGGTTCATATGGAATGTCCTTCGACGGGCATGGCCCACTCGCGCGCGACTTCGGGATCGGTCTCGCCCGGTTCGTAACGGGATTTGAGCGGCGCAAGCTCGGTGTCGCTCGTCAGACGCCTCGCCGACCAGATGGCCATGGCCCGAACGAGCGGAGACGCATCTTCAAGTAAAGGCGTGATCAATCGCAATAGAGATTTGTCGCCTGAGTTGCCCGCCGCAATGAGTGCATTGCGGACGATGCGATTGCGCCCGGTCCGCTTCACCGGAGTCCCGGCGAAGCGCACGCGGAATTCCGCATCGTCGAGCGCTAACAGCTCCGCAAGCGGCGGATTGTCGGTTGCCGGTTGCGCGGCGAAGCGCATCTCGGTCGCGGCGGCTGCGAACTTGTTCCAGGGGCAGACCGCGAGGCAGTCGTCGCAGCCGAACACGCGATTGCCCATCGGGACGCGAAACTCCGGTGGGATATGGCCTTTGTGCTCGACCGACAGGTAGGCGAGGCAGCGACGCGCGTCGAGCTGATAGGGCGCTGGAAAAGCCTTCGTGGGGCAGATGTCGAGACAGCGACTGCAGGACCCGCAGTGGTCGACTTCTTCGGCGTCGGGATCGAGGTCTGCCGTCGTCAGGATGGCTCCGAGGAACAGCCAGTCGCCGTGCTCGCGCGAGACGAGAACGGTGTGTTTGCCCTGCCAGCCCAGGCCTGCCTTCATCGCGAGCGGCTTTTCCATCAACGGCGCCGTATCGACAAAGACTTTGACGTCGGCGCCTGATTTCGCGGCAAAGGTGCGCGCCAGCGCCTTGATCTTCTTTTTGACGACGTCGTGGTAGTCGCGGCCCTTCGCATAGACGGAGACGATCCCGCGGTCGCGCTCGGCGAGGGCGTCGAGCGGGTTCGATGGCGGTGCATAGGATTGGCCGACCATGATCGCGCTTTTCGCCTCAGGCCAGAGCCGATTGGGATCGCCGCGCCGGTCTGCGTTCTCTTCCATCCAATCCATGTCGCCGTGGCGGCCGTGCTTCAGAAAATAATCGAGCCGTTCGGCAAGCTCACCGGACGAACCAAGGCGCGCGAACCCGATAGCGTCGAGTCCGAGCTTGCGGGCCTCGTCGCGGAGCAAGGCATTGAGATCGGCAGTCGCGGTAACGGTATCGAGCACGGTCAACGGCGCCAGGGTCAAAAATCCAGGTCGGAGTAGGCGAGCGGCGGCGAGGACCCCGGGACGCGATCGGCAAGAAGCGCGCGGAACGATGGCCGCGACTTGATCTTTTGATACCAAGCCTTGACCGCGGGGTACTCATGCCAGGGCATCTCGCCCAGGTAGTCCACGGTTGAGATATGCGCTGCCGCCGCAAAATCGGCAAAGCTCAAATCGTCGCCCGCCAGCCAGCGCCGTGCGTCGGCCAGATAGCCGGTGTAGGCGAGATGGTAACGAAGATTGGCGCGCACCGCCCGCAGAATAGAGGGGTCAGGAGCCGAGCTGCCCGACGGCCGCATCGTCTGGTAAATCTTCTCATTTAGAAGCTCGCGCGTGACTTCACGGTCGAATTTGCCATGATACCAGTCGATCAGGCGTCGGACTTCAGCGCGGTCTTCGCGATTGCCCGGGAATAGCGGCGGTGGCCTCTGCGCCATAACCGTCGCGTTCGGCAGCGGCTCATCGGCGATGAACTCGGAGATGGAGTAGGCGCCGCAGAGCGTCAGGCCGTTGTCGTATTCGAGGACGGGCATTTCGCCGGCGGGGTTCTTCGCCAGAAAGCCTTTCCGCCATTCCCATGGGTTTTCGTCGAGCAGCGCCACCTCGATACCGTATTCGGCGAGCGCGAGGCGGATCGAGCGGGAACGGGGGCAGAGCCGGTATTGTGTCAAGCGTGTGGGCATCGGGCCTCTTCGATTGCAACGCGGCAACTATACCTTCGGCCTAGGCCGATTCGAAGGCATCTGCGCCAAAACCGGAGCTATGGTGGGGAGGCGAATTCTGCTAACGCTCGCGCGCTGTTGCGCCTGAGGGGGAGCAGAATTCATGCATTCGTGGGAAGCCATATTTCTCGGGTTGATTGAAGGATTGACCGAGTATCTGCCCGTATCCTCGACGGCACACCTCTTGCTGACAGAGGAGCTTCTCGGCGTCAAATCGACAGGGCGGACGTTCGAGGTTCTCATTCAGCTCGGCGCGATCCTGGCTCTTCTCACTGTTTATTCGGGCCGCCTCTGGCACCTTGCCTGTGCGCTCCCGAGCGACGCCAGATCGCGGCGTTTCGTGCTTGCGGTGCTGATCGCATTTCTACCGGCGGCGGTGATCGGTGCCGCAGCTCACAGCATCATCAAGAATTATCTTTTCGAGTCGCCGTTGATCATCTGCATTGCACTGGTGCTCGGCGGCATCGTTCTTCTGTTCATCGATCGGATACCGCTCAAGCCGCGCTACCATGACGTGATGGATATTCCGGTGCTTAACGCGCTGGGCATCGGGTTCTGCCAGTGTCTTGCGATGATCCCGGGCGTTTCTCGTTCCGGATCGTCCATCGTCGGAGCAATGTTTTTCGGGACAGACAAGCGCACTGCAGCGGAATTCTCGTTCTTTCTTGCGATGCCAACGATGGCCGGGGCGTTCGCCTATGATCTCTATAAGAACTGGTCGCTTCTGACGCCCGACGACGTCGGCCTCATCGCCCTAGGCTTCGTGGCGGCATTCATCGCGGGCGTGGTGGTGGTCCGTTATGCACTTGACTTCATCGCTCGGCGGGGGCTGTCGTTCTTCGGCTGGTGGCGGCTTCTCGTCGGTGGCGTTGGGCTCGGTGCACTTGCGGTTTTGCATTGATGCACAAAATGAAAACGCCCCGGTTTCGGGGCGCTTTTTATTTTTCGCTGATGGTAAGTACCGGAGGCCTGTTCAAGCCGCGTTCGACGCGAGGGGCTTCGTCAGAACCAGCCGCAACTCATTGACATCCTTCGCATTGCGAAGGCCTTCAAGGGTCGCGGGATCGCGTACCAGACGCGAGATGCGAGCGAGCGCCTTCAGATGGTCGCCGCCAGCCTGCTCAGGCGCGAGAAGGAAGAACAGCAGGTCAACCGGCTCGCCGTCGTGGCTTTCGAACGGGATGGGACGCTCGAGCCGCGCGAACAAGCAGGTGATTGCCTTGATCACAGGAAGTTTGATGTGGGGAATTGCGATGCCGCGGCCGAGGCTCGTCGAGCTTAGCCGCTCGCGTTGCAGCAGAGCCGCGTAAATTTCGCGCGCCGGCGCGCCGGTCGTGGCCTCGGCTTTGGTCGCCAGAGCCTGAAGCGCCTGCTTCTTATCCTCTGCCTTCAGCCTCGGCACAACTCCGTCCGGGGCGAGCATGTCTTCAATATTCATCTAAGCTCCATCGCAATAACAGCGCTGCGCCCATCGCATCTCATGACGCGCCCCACTATGGCGGCCAGCGCTATATGATCAAAGATCCGATTGTCCTCAGTCTACATGTTTCGAAGCGGCCGGAATTTCTGCATCAATCCAGCCGATATGGCCATCGTTACGCCGGTAAACAACATTCAGGCCTCCGTGGGCCGCGTTCTTGAAAATCATGAAAGGCGCTTCGGACAAATCGAGCTGCATGACCGCTTCGCCGACTGTCATATGGCCGATATTACGTTGGCCTTCAGCGATAATAAGCGGATTCGCATCGTGGTGCTCGGGTTGGTCCTCCTCGCCCACGCTCACAATATAGTCGCGCGCCTCCATGTCGACCTTGCGGCGGGCGGCGGCTTCGGCAGACGTATGACTTTTGATGCGGCTTTTGTAGCGCCGCACCCGTGTTTCGAGGCGCTGTGCCGCAGAATCGACGCTCGTATAGGCGTCGTCACCTTCGCCGTGGGCCTCAAGCAGGAGACCACTCGTCAGCCGTACCGAGCACGATGTCTTGAAGAAACCGCGCTCGCGCTCGAGCCGGACGTGTCCGTCAGGCACGCGATCCAGATACTTTTTCAGAACCGTGTGAATCTTATCGCTGGCATAGGTCTGGAATGCGTTTCCGGCGTCGAGATTCTTTCCGGTAATTTGGATGGTCATGGATATCTGCACTCGCTGGGTCTTGGGGCTTGTATTTTCTGCGTGTGTTCCCGCGCCGCGATGTTGCGGCGCTTCCCCCACACGATTGCAAGCGCATGCGGCGACTACAAGCCTATTATTTCGCCAAAGCGTTAGGCCGGGACGGGCTCCAATGTCAAATCACGCTTCAAAAACAACTGTAACAAGAAAATTAATTTAAATCAATGTGTTACGAAGAACGTTCCATCAGGCCGTGCCGCCTAGTCTTTCGACTAGTCTCTTGTCGCGGCGCCGCTGCACGGAGGACGGAATGCGCATGGCCTCGCGATACTTCGCAACCGTGCGGCGGGCGATGTCGATGCCTTCGCTTTTCAACCTGTCGACGAGCTGATCGTCGGACAGGACCGCGTCGGCGTGCTCTGCGTCTATCATCTGTTTGATGCGATGGCGGACGGACTCGGACGAATGGGCTTCGCCATCGGCGGCGGACGCAATGGCTGACGTGAAGAAGTACTTCAACTCGTAGATGCCGCGCGGGGTTGCAATGTATTTGTTGGAGGTGACGCGCGAGACCGTCGATTCGTGCATCGAGATGGCGTCGGCAATGACTCTGAGGTTCAGCGGTCGCAAATGCTGCACGCCATACATAAAGAAGCTGTCCTGCTGACGCACGATCTGCTCGGCGACCTTCAGAATCGTGCGCGCGCGCTGGTCGAGGCTTTTGACAAGCCAGTTCGCAGTCTGCAGGCAGTCAAAGAGATAGCCCTTGTCGCGTTCGTTCGTCGCGGACTT encodes the following:
- a CDS encoding cyclic nucleotide-binding domain-containing protein produces the protein MSEDSLFDFSILDQIGAPYRFFDAGEKIFLEDDAADTMYMVRSGRVDVITYGTVLENVRAGGIFGEMALIDDGRRSAAAMAAEPTEVVAIDKRAFLTIIRSDPQFALRVMSLLANRLRRMNKEH
- the infC gene encoding translation initiation factor IF-3, with protein sequence MRPEPQSRENQGPRINDQIRAREVRLIDENGQNVGVIAKFDALARAEDIGLDLVEISPDAEPPVCKILDFGKYKFQEQKKAAEARKNQKIVELKEIKMRPGIDDHDYDVKLRAIKRFFEDGDKVKITLRFRGREMAHSQLGMAVLQRVKGDTDAIAKVESEPRFEGRQMVMVLAPK
- a CDS encoding ELM1/GtrOC1 family putative glycosyltransferase, whose product is MQSECRSVKPLKGLLISDGRPGNYHLAEGLVAAIERLRPVEVTRLDISQHTWTPTRFLAFLSNRGVRPNTILRLGYELSPDAVKNADFVASAGGDTLGANVAFSRLFGAPNYFYGSGKHFNAADFNLVFTSHTAVATGPRHVRTIKPSPIDPDSMVLPGLSPSQPPAVIGVLIGGNTSTIKFSEFDLARLVTFMRDMHAATGTTFYVSNSRRTPHKLSDALVRLAEEEHSAIHKFIDVRVAGNGTLRDLYANSSAILCTADSSSMVSESVWLRRPTIAITPNKFSLDESELEYRSFLEGNGWLRTMPIADLAPDVVLSKLRSITPIVENGLDLLAEVFRQRQPELFAHVTPAKGASVST
- a CDS encoding glycosyltransferase family 4 protein, whose product is MGLKRPTILQIIPELDTGGAELSAIEIASAVVRAGGRAIVLSEGGRMADRLAAVGGEFIAFPAATKSPLKLLANAAAIERIARKENVDLIHARSRAPAWSALIAARRAKLPFVTTYHGIYNERGRAKRLYNSVMARGDIVIANSRYTADIVKKRYATPEGRIRVIYRGVDLEAFDPAIVSPERIEKLRDRWNVKNHQRIVLHAARLTKWKGQGDVIAAAARIRDKVHDCVFILAGDAQGRDDYRDTLSKQIASAGLEDIVRLVGHVDDMPAAFAAAHTAIVASIEPEAFGRAAAEAQAMACPVISTNIGAPPETVLAPPRVAAKDRTGWLVPPGDIAAYETVLLEALSLDDLARAEIGAHARKHVTEKFSTSEMQRQTLAVYDKLLGTSMQPVFTVAIKKQ
- a CDS encoding alpha/beta hydrolase — protein: MAPKEKTRLFKVPSDEPQTLIVGEGEGKRSIAYRTAASRTANDTGLFWLSGFMSDMASTKAAAVAAWAAERGLASTRFDYSGHGVSDGPFTDGTIGRWLEEAYAVFTRVTVGPQVIIGSSMGGHIALLLLRKLMCEQPSEAQRVKGLVLIAPAWDMTEELMWKRFGDDARRAILERGVYEQPSAYGSPYPITRSLIEDGRKHLLAREPFNPGRPVVILQGLQDPDVPAAHTRELTEFLTGKWVKLIEISDGEHRLSRPQDLALLFDEIGKLV
- a CDS encoding SDR family oxidoreductase produces the protein MNRLFCFGLGYCAGVLSRRLTAQGWSISGTATTADKAETLKRDGYEAFVFDGCERDPAVTEALSRSTHILLSIPPDADGDPALRVYGPDIAASPSISWIGYFSSVSVYGDSKGKWVDEKTPPEPVTERGKRRLDAENAWSKFGRANGKTIVILRLPGIYGPGRSAIDQLRAGKARRIFKPGQVTNRVHVDDIATATEAALELPSGVQVFNVTDDLPAPPQDVIAYGAELLGVPCPPATDPADASLSPMARSFYAESKKVSNVRMKDELGVKLAYPTYVEGLKAIAGL
- the queG gene encoding tRNA epoxyqueuosine(34) reductase QueG, whose product is MTLAPLTVLDTVTATADLNALLRDEARKLGLDAIGFARLGSSGELAERLDYFLKHGRHGDMDWMEENADRRGDPNRLWPEAKSAIMVGQSYAPPSNPLDALAERDRGIVSVYAKGRDYHDVVKKKIKALARTFAAKSGADVKVFVDTAPLMEKPLAMKAGLGWQGKHTVLVSREHGDWLFLGAILTTADLDPDAEEVDHCGSCSRCLDICPTKAFPAPYQLDARRCLAYLSVEHKGHIPPEFRVPMGNRVFGCDDCLAVCPWNKFAAAATEMRFAAQPATDNPPLAELLALDDAEFRVRFAGTPVKRTGRNRIVRNALIAAGNSGDKSLLRLITPLLEDASPLVRAMAIWSARRLTSDTELAPLKSRYEPGETDPEVAREWAMPVEGHSI
- a CDS encoding glutathione S-transferase family protein; protein product: MPTRLTQYRLCPRSRSIRLALAEYGIEVALLDENPWEWRKGFLAKNPAGEMPVLEYDNGLTLCGAYSISEFIADEPLPNATVMAQRPPPLFPGNREDRAEVRRLIDWYHGKFDREVTRELLNEKIYQTMRPSGSSAPDPSILRAVRANLRYHLAYTGYLADARRWLAGDDLSFADFAAAAHISTVDYLGEMPWHEYPAVKAWYQKIKSRPSFRALLADRVPGSSPPLAYSDLDF
- a CDS encoding undecaprenyl-diphosphate phosphatase yields the protein MHSWEAIFLGLIEGLTEYLPVSSTAHLLLTEELLGVKSTGRTFEVLIQLGAILALLTVYSGRLWHLACALPSDARSRRFVLAVLIAFLPAAVIGAAAHSIIKNYLFESPLIICIALVLGGIVLLFIDRIPLKPRYHDVMDIPVLNALGIGFCQCLAMIPGVSRSGSSIVGAMFFGTDKRTAAEFSFFLAMPTMAGAFAYDLYKNWSLLTPDDVGLIALGFVAAFIAGVVVVRYALDFIARRGLSFFGWWRLLVGGVGLGALAVLH